In one window of Calypte anna isolate BGI_N300 chromosome 1, bCalAnn1_v1.p, whole genome shotgun sequence DNA:
- the ABHD10 gene encoding mycophenolic acid acyl-glucuronide esterase, mitochondrial isoform X2 encodes MKSSISFLTRPDRPKLAYHRLKGRNPGVIFLPGFNSNMNGQKATALEDFCSSLGHAFVRFDFTGCGSSDGNLEECTIGKWRKDVLSILDELTDGPQILVGSSLGGWLMIHAAIARPDKVAALVGVAAAADHLVTTFKKLPIEAQKEIEEKGQWKFPTKYNEEGYYSLPYDFIKEAENHCVLNSPIPVTCPIRLIHGMKDEDVPWQISMQVAERVLSKDVDVILRKGGQHRMSEKEDIKLLVNTVDDLIDKLAILA; translated from the exons ATGAAATCATCAATAAGCTTTCTTACTCGGCCGGATCGACCAAAACTTGCTTACCATCGACTAAAAGGCAGGAATCCAGGGGTTATTTTCCTTCCAGGCTTTAATTCAAATATGAATGGTCAGAAAGCAACTGCCCTTGAAGatttctgcagctccctgggtcATGCCTTTGTCAG ATTTGATTTTACAGGATGTGGAAGTTCTGATGGTAACTTGGAGGAGTGTACAATTGGGAAGTGGAGAAAAGACGTTTTGTCTATACTGGATGAACTTACAGATGGACCACag ATTCTAGTGGGCTCCAGCTTGGGTGGATGGCTGATGATTCATGCTGCAATAGCACGCCCAGATAAAGTAGCTGCTCTAGTTGGAGTAGCTgcagcagcagaccatcttgtAACAACTTTTAAGAAGCTTCCCATTGAG gcacaaaaagaaatagaagaaaaagggcAATGGAAATTCCCAACCAAGTATAATGAGGAAGGGTATTACTCCTTGCCATATGACTTTATCAAGGAGGCAGAAAATCACTGTGTGCTAAACAGTCCTATTCCTGTGACATGTCCCATACGACTGATCCATGGCATGAAGGATGAGGATGTCCCCTGGCAGATCTCCATGCAGGTTGCTGAGCGTGTTCTGAGCAAAGACGTGGATGTTATCCTGCGCAAAGGTGGCCAGCATCGGATGAGTGAGAAGGAGGATATCAAACTTCTTGTCAATACTGTTGATGATTTAATTGACAAGCTGGCAATACTAGCCTAA